Proteins encoded together in one Thermococcus barophilus MP window:
- a CDS encoding tRNA pseudouridine(54/55) synthase Pus10, translated as MILEKSEKILEKHSLCNNCLGRLFGRLGKSTNYIRGKSIRLVLNMKREAEGLPTFGEPEKCELCGNIFKKTEYLARLCYDKAQKLGLEFESFLVGSRFPKEILEKEKQLWEEFGLEFAEPINRELNREVGKFLEVLLQKPVNKEDPDVVFIIDPYNERTELQIKPLYIYGRYRKLVRGIPQTPLKGFKESVASIICRPFSKATKGKCIFHGAGREDVDVRMLGNGRPFVVEIKKPIKRKIDLEKIAQEINQSKKVEVLDLKFITREEMEKILTSNHKKEYEALVYVEEGITEEDVKRVVEKLQNCTIYQRTPRRVLRRRADIVRVRKVYDVKAEIVDKKHLKLRLITDGGLYIKELISGDNGRTTPSVSEILGKKAWCEKLDVLNILDD; from the coding sequence GTGATACTTGAAAAATCAGAAAAAATCTTAGAAAAGCACAGCCTGTGCAACAACTGCCTTGGAAGGTTATTTGGGAGGTTAGGAAAGAGCACCAACTATATCAGGGGTAAATCAATTAGATTAGTACTCAATATGAAGCGAGAAGCAGAAGGGTTGCCTACTTTTGGGGAGCCAGAAAAATGCGAGCTCTGTGGAAATATATTCAAAAAGACTGAATATCTTGCGAGGTTGTGCTATGATAAGGCTCAAAAACTTGGGCTTGAGTTTGAAAGCTTTCTTGTGGGCTCAAGATTTCCAAAAGAAATTCTGGAAAAAGAAAAGCAGCTCTGGGAGGAATTCGGGTTAGAATTTGCCGAGCCAATTAATAGAGAGCTTAACCGGGAAGTGGGAAAGTTTCTTGAAGTTCTACTTCAAAAGCCCGTTAATAAAGAAGATCCTGATGTGGTCTTTATTATTGACCCATATAATGAGAGGACTGAACTCCAGATAAAGCCCCTATACATTTATGGAAGGTATAGAAAGCTTGTAAGAGGCATTCCCCAGACGCCACTAAAGGGATTTAAAGAGAGTGTTGCTTCGATAATCTGCAGACCATTTTCAAAAGCAACAAAAGGTAAGTGCATCTTCCATGGAGCTGGGAGAGAGGATGTTGACGTTAGAATGCTTGGTAATGGGAGACCTTTTGTTGTGGAAATAAAAAAGCCAATAAAGAGGAAAATTGACTTGGAAAAGATTGCCCAAGAAATTAATCAGAGCAAAAAGGTTGAGGTGTTAGATTTAAAATTCATAACAAGAGAAGAAATGGAGAAGATACTTACGAGCAATCACAAAAAAGAATACGAAGCTCTTGTTTATGTTGAAGAAGGCATAACAGAAGAAGATGTGAAGAGAGTTGTAGAAAAGCTCCAAAATTGCACAATTTACCAAAGAACTCCAAGAAGAGTTCTCAGAAGAAGAGCTGACATTGTAAGGGTTAGAAAAGTTTATGATGTTAAAGCAGAAATTGTTGATAAAAAACACCTCAAGCTTAGATTAATCACAGATGGCGGTTTGTATATTAAGGAACTTATCTCTGGGGATAATGGTAGAACAACTCCTTCAGTCTCAGAAATCCTGGGAAAGAAAGCATGGTGTGAAAAGTTAGATGTGCTGAACATCCTGGATGATTAA
- the gatE gene encoding Glu-tRNA(Gln) amidotransferase subunit GatE, whose translation MTMELNYKEIGLKVGLEIHRQLDTKKLFSPVPSELHEEVDFTFQRRLRPTMSELGEIDQAALEEFKKGKTYVYEGNYKFSDLVYMDEEPPHMPDEEALRVALQIAYLLNATPVDEVHFMRKIVIDGSNVSGFQRTAIIAMNGKVDTPWGSVGIPTICLEEDAARIIERKDGKVIYRIDRLGIPLVEIATTPDIHHPEQAKVVAKYIGDALRATRKVKRGLGTIRQDLNVSIKGGARIEIKGVQELDMIPIIIEREVIRQLNLLRIRDELKKRGVNEEELKEEFYDVTDIFENTQSKIIARAIKKGGKVLALKLPKFRGLIGYEIQPGRRLGTEMADRAKKYVKGIFHIDELPNYGITQEEVDAIIERLGLGEQDAFVLVAAEEEIAKKALREVLQRAKEALYGVPEETRRALPDGNTQYMRPLPGKARMYPETDIPPILITKEMKEEILANLPELPQAKVERYVREFKIDKSLAKTLVDDERDELFEELIGMGVKPSLAASILVVVLKGLKKEVPIDNITDEHIKEAFKLYLDNKIAKEAFEEIFKELALHPEKSPFQVAEEKGLTLLSPEEVEKIIDEIIQQNIDVIKAKGMGAMGMIMGRAMAKLRGKADGKLVSQLVRKKIQELSS comes from the coding sequence ATGACAATGGAACTTAATTACAAAGAGATTGGTCTTAAAGTAGGTTTGGAAATTCACAGACAGCTTGACACTAAAAAACTGTTTTCACCTGTACCAAGTGAGCTTCATGAAGAAGTTGATTTTACATTTCAGAGAAGGTTGAGGCCAACGATGAGCGAGCTTGGCGAGATTGACCAGGCAGCTTTGGAAGAATTCAAAAAGGGAAAGACTTACGTTTACGAAGGAAACTACAAGTTCAGCGATCTGGTTTACATGGATGAGGAGCCTCCCCACATGCCGGACGAAGAAGCCTTAAGAGTTGCTCTTCAAATTGCATATCTTCTCAACGCTACCCCAGTTGATGAGGTTCACTTCATGCGTAAAATCGTCATTGATGGTTCCAACGTTTCGGGCTTCCAGAGAACTGCGATAATAGCAATGAATGGAAAGGTTGACACTCCATGGGGAAGCGTTGGAATTCCGACAATCTGTCTGGAGGAAGATGCTGCAAGGATAATTGAGAGAAAAGATGGTAAAGTGATTTACAGGATAGACCGTTTGGGAATCCCATTAGTTGAAATTGCAACAACTCCGGACATTCACCACCCAGAACAAGCAAAGGTGGTTGCCAAATATATTGGTGATGCCTTGAGGGCAACAAGGAAAGTCAAAAGAGGACTCGGAACAATCAGACAGGACCTGAACGTTTCAATTAAAGGCGGTGCAAGGATTGAGATTAAAGGCGTTCAAGAGCTGGACATGATACCTATCATAATTGAGCGCGAAGTTATAAGGCAGTTAAACCTTCTCAGGATTCGTGATGAACTCAAAAAGAGAGGTGTAAATGAGGAAGAGCTGAAGGAAGAATTCTATGATGTTACCGATATATTCGAGAACACCCAATCAAAGATTATTGCGAGGGCAATTAAGAAGGGTGGAAAGGTTTTGGCATTAAAGCTTCCAAAGTTCAGAGGGTTAATCGGCTATGAAATTCAGCCGGGAAGGAGATTAGGAACGGAAATGGCAGATAGGGCGAAGAAATACGTTAAGGGAATATTCCACATTGATGAACTGCCCAATTATGGGATTACGCAGGAAGAAGTTGATGCAATCATTGAGAGACTTGGCTTAGGAGAGCAGGATGCTTTTGTTTTAGTTGCAGCTGAGGAGGAAATAGCCAAGAAGGCTTTGAGAGAAGTCCTTCAGAGGGCTAAGGAAGCACTGTATGGCGTTCCTGAGGAGACAAGGAGAGCCCTGCCAGATGGGAACACCCAATACATGCGTCCACTGCCGGGTAAAGCAAGAATGTATCCAGAGACAGATATTCCACCTATACTCATAACGAAAGAGATGAAGGAGGAAATTCTTGCAAATCTTCCAGAGCTTCCACAGGCTAAGGTTGAGCGCTATGTCAGGGAGTTCAAGATTGACAAGAGCTTAGCTAAAACGCTGGTCGATGATGAAAGGGATGAGCTGTTTGAGGAGCTTATTGGAATGGGGGTTAAGCCTTCATTAGCTGCGTCAATCCTTGTGGTTGTCCTCAAAGGTCTGAAGAAAGAAGTTCCAATTGATAACATAACTGATGAGCATATCAAGGAGGCATTTAAGCTTTACCTTGACAACAAGATTGCCAAAGAGGCATTTGAAGAGATATTCAAGGAATTAGCTTTGCATCCGGAGAAATCACCATTCCAAGTTGCTGAAGAAAAAGGACTTACCCTTCTCAGCCCCGAGGAAGTGGAAAAGATAATTGACGAAATAATCCAACAGAACATTGATGTTATCAAAGCTAAGGGAATGGGAGCAATGGGTATGATAATGGGAAGGGCCATGGCAAAGCTCAGGGGTAAGGCTGACGGTAAGCTTGTCAGCCAACTGGTCAGGAAAAAGATTCAGGAACTGAGTTCTTAG
- a CDS encoding DUF655 domain-containing protein — MDYYRKHSYMQSIKKKRNTEYEEYAYVLDYLPTGYIDMEHFRMKRDNKPVAQVIGEKAFTLLEVVPKADLMLYERVFIGKGQRDKILMINRKLRYEDLTPTAKAELPYVVEEIVKNNEHRFIRFFNIAPPITNRLHSLELLPGIGKKHMWEIIEERQRQPFESFEDLRHRVKGLPDPVKMIAKRILDELQGKDRYRLFVGHNRLFRE, encoded by the coding sequence ATGGATTATTATAGGAAGCACTCATATATGCAGAGCATAAAAAAGAAAAGAAACACAGAGTATGAAGAGTATGCCTATGTATTGGACTACTTGCCCACTGGTTACATCGATATGGAACACTTTAGAATGAAGAGAGACAATAAGCCCGTTGCTCAAGTCATAGGAGAGAAGGCTTTTACGCTTCTTGAGGTTGTTCCAAAAGCGGATTTAATGCTATATGAGAGAGTCTTCATAGGAAAAGGTCAGAGGGATAAAATCCTCATGATAAACAGAAAGCTCAGATATGAAGACCTGACACCGACTGCAAAAGCTGAGTTGCCGTATGTTGTCGAAGAAATCGTGAAAAACAACGAGCATAGATTTATAAGGTTTTTTAATATCGCCCCACCTATAACGAATAGACTGCACAGCTTGGAGCTTTTACCAGGAATTGGAAAAAAGCACATGTGGGAGATTATTGAAGAGAGGCAAAGACAACCATTTGAAAGCTTTGAGGACTTGAGACACAGAGTCAAAGGTCTTCCTGATCCAGTCAAAATGATAGCCAAAAGAATCCTCGATGAACTTCAGGGCAAAGATAGATACAGACTCTTTGTTGGACATAACAGACTATTCAGGGAGTAG
- a CDS encoding TRAM domain-containing protein: protein MENRKFGGKKFDRSRSRGRQPPVKVGERYKVKIEALGKGGDGIARIKGFVVFVPQTKIGDEVEIVINSVKQKFAFGEVIG from the coding sequence TTGGAAAATAGGAAGTTTGGTGGAAAGAAGTTTGATAGAAGCAGATCAAGGGGCAGACAACCTCCAGTTAAAGTTGGCGAAAGGTATAAGGTCAAAATTGAAGCCCTTGGCAAAGGTGGAGATGGCATAGCAAGAATTAAAGGTTTTGTTGTATTTGTTCCCCAAACTAAAATCGGAGATGAGGTAGAAATTGTGATCAACTCCGTAAAGCAGAAGTTCGCTTTTGGGGAAGTGATTGGATAA
- the gatD gene encoding Glu-tRNA(Gln) amidotransferase subunit GatD encodes MKKVEVFMKKRGINPGDYVEVVEKENGNHSIYRGLVMPPYELSEGETLTLKLDNGYNIGILVDQIVEIKVLEKAKPREVREFKALLPKKPNLPNVTIFGTGGTIASKIDYKTGAVHPAFTAEELALAVPEIFEIANITPKLIMNILSEDMKPEYWVKIAHEVAKALNEGEDGVIIGHGTDTMGYTAAALSFMLRDLGKPVILVGAQRSSDRPSSDAAMNLICSVRMATADFGEVAVVMHGETGDTYCLAHRGTKVRKMHTSRRDAFRSINDIPIAKIWSNGRIEFLRDDYRKRTETDVWVDDKIEEKVALIKSFPGMQSEIIDFLVDKGYKGIVIEGTGLGHTPTHIIPSIERAVQEGVAVCMTSQCLYGRVNLNVYSTGRKLLKAGVIPCEDMLPETAYVKLIWVLGHTQNLEEVRKMMLTNYAGEITPYTRFDTYLR; translated from the coding sequence ATGAAAAAAGTGGAGGTCTTTATGAAGAAAAGGGGAATAAATCCAGGAGATTACGTCGAAGTTGTTGAGAAAGAAAATGGGAATCACAGCATTTATAGAGGCTTAGTAATGCCTCCTTATGAACTTTCAGAGGGAGAAACACTCACATTAAAGCTCGACAATGGCTACAACATCGGGATTCTTGTTGATCAGATAGTTGAGATTAAAGTTCTTGAGAAAGCTAAGCCACGAGAAGTGAGAGAGTTCAAAGCTCTTTTGCCTAAGAAGCCAAACCTGCCAAATGTCACTATCTTTGGAACAGGTGGGACCATCGCATCAAAAATTGATTATAAAACCGGTGCTGTCCATCCAGCGTTTACAGCTGAGGAATTAGCTTTAGCTGTTCCAGAGATATTTGAAATTGCAAACATAACACCAAAGCTCATCATGAACATCCTTAGTGAAGATATGAAACCAGAATATTGGGTTAAAATCGCTCATGAAGTTGCCAAGGCTTTGAATGAAGGCGAGGATGGAGTGATTATTGGACATGGAACAGATACAATGGGATACACTGCGGCGGCATTGAGCTTCATGCTGAGAGATTTGGGAAAGCCCGTTATTTTAGTTGGTGCACAGAGGAGCAGTGATAGACCCTCAAGTGATGCTGCTATGAACCTTATCTGCTCTGTCAGAATGGCCACTGCCGATTTTGGAGAGGTAGCAGTGGTCATGCACGGAGAAACGGGCGATACCTATTGCTTGGCTCACAGGGGCACAAAGGTTAGGAAGATGCACACCTCAAGAAGAGATGCGTTTAGGAGCATAAACGATATTCCAATAGCAAAGATTTGGAGCAATGGAAGGATTGAGTTTCTCAGGGATGACTATAGGAAAAGAACCGAGACCGATGTGTGGGTGGATGATAAGATTGAGGAGAAAGTTGCTCTCATAAAGTCGTTTCCAGGAATGCAGAGTGAAATCATTGATTTCCTCGTTGATAAGGGATACAAGGGCATTGTTATTGAGGGCACGGGTTTGGGACACACTCCAACTCACATAATTCCAAGTATTGAAAGGGCAGTCCAGGAGGGGGTTGCTGTCTGCATGACAAGCCAGTGTCTTTACGGAAGGGTCAACCTGAATGTCTATTCAACTGGTAGAAAGCTTCTCAAAGCTGGAGTTATCCCATGTGAAGATATGCTCCCAGAAACTGCCTATGTGAAGCTAATTTGGGTTCTTGGACACACTCAGAACCTCGAGGAAGTCAGAAAGATGATGCTAACGAACTATGCAGGTGAGATTACACCTTACACAAGATTTGATACATATCTGAGGTGA
- the tdh gene encoding L-threonine 3-dehydrogenase → MADKMIAIMKSKPAYGAELVEVDVPKPKEGEVLIKVLATSICGTDLHIYEWNEWAQSRIKPPQIMGHEVAGEVVEVGPGVEDIQVGDYISAETHIVCGKCYQCRTGNYHVCQNTKIFGVDTDGVFAEYAIVPAQNAWKNPKNIPPEYATLQEPLGNAVDTVLAEPVAGKTVLITGAGPLGLLGITVAKAAGASLVIVSEPSDFRRELARKVGADVVINPFEEDVVKEVRDLTDGNGVDVFLEFSGAPKALEQGLQAVTPAGRVSLLGLFPRDVSIDFNNLIIFKSLTVYGITGRHLWQTWYTVSRLLQSGKLNLDPIITHKYKGFDKFEEAFELMRAGKTGKVVFFPHRK, encoded by the coding sequence ATGGCTGATAAGATGATTGCTATTATGAAGAGCAAGCCTGCTTATGGTGCTGAGCTCGTTGAAGTTGATGTCCCCAAGCCAAAAGAGGGAGAGGTTCTCATTAAGGTTTTAGCAACCAGCATCTGTGGAACCGATCTCCATATCTATGAATGGAATGAATGGGCTCAGAGCAGAATTAAGCCACCCCAAATTATGGGACATGAAGTTGCTGGAGAAGTCGTGGAAGTTGGCCCGGGGGTTGAGGACATACAGGTTGGTGACTATATATCTGCAGAGACGCACATAGTATGTGGCAAGTGTTATCAGTGTAGGACTGGCAATTATCATGTCTGTCAAAATACAAAGATTTTCGGTGTTGATACAGATGGTGTTTTTGCCGAATATGCAATAGTCCCGGCTCAGAACGCATGGAAGAATCCAAAGAATATCCCTCCAGAATATGCAACCCTTCAAGAGCCATTAGGGAATGCTGTTGATACGGTCTTAGCTGAACCTGTTGCTGGAAAAACAGTACTCATAACGGGAGCTGGGCCTCTTGGGCTACTTGGTATTACAGTTGCAAAAGCTGCGGGGGCTTCTCTTGTAATAGTAAGTGAGCCAAGCGACTTCAGGAGAGAATTAGCAAGAAAAGTTGGGGCAGATGTTGTCATTAACCCATTTGAGGAAGACGTTGTTAAGGAGGTCAGGGATTTAACAGACGGCAATGGTGTTGATGTATTTCTTGAATTCAGCGGTGCTCCAAAGGCCCTTGAACAGGGATTGCAGGCAGTAACTCCAGCGGGAAGAGTTTCTCTACTTGGACTCTTTCCAAGGGATGTCTCAATTGACTTTAACAACTTGATAATATTCAAATCACTCACAGTTTATGGAATAACTGGAAGACATCTCTGGCAGACTTGGTACACTGTTTCAAGATTACTCCAGAGCGGAAAACTCAACCTTGATCCAATAATTACCCACAAGTATAAAGGCTTTGACAAGTTTGAAGAGGCATTTGAGCTTATGCGTGCAGGAAAGACTGGAAAGGTTGTGTTCTTCCCACACAGGAAGTGA
- a CDS encoding MinD/ParA family ATP-binding protein, with amino-acid sequence MAVVIVTGRGGAGKTTTTANLSTYFAQREYRVLAIDGDLYLPNLGFHFGLENVKYTVHSILKNPNLDPEWAIYKHSHTGVYVMPGSTNLQDVLGISARRLRDIVDQMRYKFGLVFVDSPTGIPFDTLPTFEVANYQIIVVEIERSPIYSFEIMVENEVEKLKALGDEYGLKVGVILNKVRESQDVVDKIIETVEDDIGVPVLGVIPFDEDVPESVNVGIPILAYKPRSDASLAFYESGQLVEEWIFEKVK; translated from the coding sequence ATGGCCGTTGTAATCGTCACAGGGAGAGGCGGGGCCGGTAAGACTACAACAACCGCTAATTTAAGCACATATTTTGCTCAGAGAGAGTACAGAGTTCTCGCAATTGATGGGGATTTATATCTCCCCAATCTTGGATTTCACTTTGGGCTGGAAAATGTAAAATATACAGTTCATTCAATTTTGAAAAATCCAAACCTCGATCCAGAATGGGCAATTTACAAGCATTCTCATACTGGTGTCTATGTTATGCCAGGAAGCACGAACCTTCAAGATGTTCTCGGCATCTCTGCAAGGAGGCTTAGGGATATCGTCGATCAAATGAGGTACAAATTTGGTCTTGTTTTTGTGGATTCTCCAACCGGAATACCTTTTGATACTCTACCCACTTTTGAGGTGGCGAATTATCAAATTATAGTGGTCGAAATCGAGCGTTCTCCTATATATTCATTTGAAATTATGGTAGAAAATGAAGTTGAGAAGCTCAAAGCCCTTGGAGATGAATATGGGTTAAAGGTGGGAGTAATATTAAATAAAGTGAGAGAATCCCAAGATGTTGTGGACAAAATTATTGAAACTGTTGAAGATGACATTGGCGTTCCAGTTCTCGGTGTAATCCCATTTGATGAAGATGTCCCCGAATCGGTTAATGTGGGAATTCCAATCTTGGCATATAAGCCAAGAAGCGATGCATCCCTCGCATTTTACGAAAGCGGACAGCTTGTCGAAGAATGGATCTTCGAAAAAGTGAAGTGA
- a CDS encoding transcriptional regulator has translation MMTRRQKIIKLLEERDYSVSELATMLDMRGKGSKKAVLEDLKAVAKIVRREGKVLLIQPAICRKCGFVFRAEINIPSKCPKCKSQWIEEPRFKIEVR, from the coding sequence ATGATGACTCGAAGGCAGAAAATAATAAAGCTTTTGGAGGAAAGGGATTACAGCGTTAGCGAATTAGCCACGATGCTCGATATGAGAGGAAAAGGTAGTAAAAAGGCAGTTCTTGAAGATTTAAAAGCGGTTGCTAAAATTGTTAGAAGGGAGGGGAAAGTTCTGCTTATCCAGCCTGCAATTTGCAGAAAGTGTGGCTTTGTATTTAGGGCTGAAATAAACATTCCCTCTAAATGCCCAAAATGCAAGTCTCAATGGATTGAGGAACCGAGGTTCAAGATAGAGGTGAGGTGA
- the hmgA gene encoding hydroxymethylglutaryl-CoA reductase (NADPH), whose protein sequence is MNIDEIIEKVVSGEIKLHQVEKYTNGDKKLATEIRRKALEKKFGISLEHIGHYSIDPNQVIGKNIENMIGVVQIPMGVAGPLRINGEYAKGEFYIPLATTEGALVASVNRGCSALTAAGGVKTTIIGDKMTRAPLLKCPDARRAREVAEWVKENIDYLQEVAVSKVTRHGKLKDVKPFIVGNNLYLRFEFETGDAMGMNMVTIASEEIMKVIEEKFPDVKYLALSGNLCVDKKPNALNFILGRGKTVIAEAVIPREIVEKKLKTTPELIAEVNYRKNLVGSAQAGSYGFNAHFANIVGAIFLATGQDEAQITEGAHGITLAEVTPEGDLYISITMPSLEIGTVGGGTRVPPQREALSIMGVAGGGEPAGTNAKKFAEIIAGAVLAGELSLLAAIAAKHLAKAHKELGR, encoded by the coding sequence ATGAACATTGATGAAATCATTGAAAAAGTCGTGAGTGGCGAAATTAAGCTCCATCAGGTTGAGAAATACACCAATGGAGACAAAAAACTTGCAACAGAAATCAGAAGAAAGGCACTTGAGAAAAAATTCGGGATAAGTTTAGAACACATAGGACACTACTCAATCGATCCAAATCAGGTTATTGGAAAGAATATAGAGAACATGATTGGCGTCGTTCAGATCCCGATGGGTGTTGCCGGGCCGCTCAGGATAAACGGCGAATATGCCAAAGGAGAATTTTACATTCCATTAGCTACAACAGAAGGAGCACTGGTTGCATCAGTGAATAGAGGATGTTCGGCTTTAACTGCCGCTGGAGGAGTGAAGACAACAATTATCGGTGACAAAATGACAAGAGCACCTCTCCTAAAGTGCCCAGATGCAAGAAGGGCGAGAGAAGTTGCAGAGTGGGTAAAAGAGAATATAGACTATCTGCAAGAAGTTGCTGTTTCAAAGGTTACAAGACATGGAAAGCTTAAAGATGTTAAGCCATTTATAGTGGGCAACAACCTCTATTTAAGATTTGAATTTGAAACTGGCGATGCTATGGGCATGAATATGGTAACGATAGCGAGCGAGGAAATAATGAAAGTCATTGAAGAAAAGTTCCCAGATGTTAAGTATCTCGCTCTGTCTGGAAACCTATGTGTCGATAAGAAGCCCAACGCACTTAACTTCATTTTAGGCAGGGGAAAAACCGTCATAGCTGAGGCTGTTATTCCAAGAGAAATTGTTGAGAAAAAGCTTAAAACAACGCCAGAGTTAATAGCAGAGGTCAATTACCGCAAGAACTTAGTTGGCTCTGCGCAGGCTGGAAGTTACGGCTTCAATGCTCATTTTGCAAACATCGTTGGTGCTATTTTCTTGGCAACAGGTCAAGATGAAGCACAAATTACGGAAGGTGCCCATGGAATAACGTTAGCAGAGGTAACTCCGGAGGGAGATTTATACATAAGCATAACAATGCCAAGCCTTGAAATAGGAACAGTCGGCGGTGGAACAAGGGTCCCACCTCAGAGAGAAGCGTTGAGCATTATGGGTGTTGCTGGAGGGGGAGAACCGGCTGGAACAAATGCAAAGAAGTTCGCGGAAATAATAGCGGGAGCAGTTTTGGCTGGAGAGCTTTCACTCTTGGCAGCAATAGCTGCAAAGCACCTGGCTAAAGCCCATAAGGAGCTTGGCCGTTAG
- the rsmA gene encoding 16S rRNA (adenine(1518)-N(6)/adenine(1519)-N(6))-dimethyltransferase RsmA: protein MLKSRLFSLLSKYNLRINSDLGQNFLIVDDIIKREVERAEIKANETVLEIGPGLGFLTDELSKYAKKVYAVEKDSRLVEILQKEYSWKNVEIIRGDALKVEFPEFDKIVSNLPYQISSPITFKFLRYDFKKAVLIYQLEFAQRMTAKPGDKNYSRLSVMVQAKADVELVERIGRGAFYPKPKVDSAVIILNPKPKEEQIELDDSLVKALFQHRRKKASKALKDSYHMLELTKEKFKEIRRIFDKIPHAEKRVFQLSIWEIKDIEEFLRKEGILGCSITGT from the coding sequence ATGCTTAAATCTCGTCTTTTTTCTCTTCTTTCAAAATACAATTTGAGAATAAATTCTGATTTGGGGCAGAATTTTTTAATAGTTGATGACATCATCAAAAGAGAAGTTGAAAGGGCAGAAATAAAAGCAAATGAAACCGTTCTTGAAATTGGTCCCGGATTGGGATTTCTGACAGATGAATTGAGTAAGTATGCAAAGAAAGTCTATGCAGTTGAGAAGGATTCTCGTCTTGTTGAGATCCTTCAAAAAGAATACTCTTGGAAAAATGTTGAAATAATTCGTGGAGATGCGCTTAAAGTCGAATTTCCTGAATTCGATAAAATAGTTTCAAATCTACCTTACCAGATATCATCTCCGATAACCTTCAAATTTCTGAGATATGATTTTAAGAAGGCAGTTCTTATTTACCAGCTTGAATTTGCTCAGAGGATGACTGCTAAGCCCGGTGACAAGAACTACTCTCGCCTATCAGTTATGGTTCAAGCAAAGGCAGATGTTGAGCTTGTTGAGAGAATCGGGAGGGGAGCATTCTATCCAAAACCAAAAGTCGATTCTGCAGTGATAATCTTGAATCCAAAGCCCAAAGAAGAGCAGATCGAACTTGATGACAGCTTAGTTAAGGCATTGTTCCAGCACCGGAGAAAAAAGGCTTCAAAAGCCCTGAAAGACTCATATCACATGCTGGAATTAACAAAGGAAAAATTCAAAGAGATTAGGAGGATCTTTGATAAGATCCCGCATGCCGAAAAGAGAGTTTTTCAGCTTTCAATTTGGGAGATAAAAGACATTGAAGAATTTTTGAGAAAAGAAGGAATTTTGGGCTGCTCTATAACCGGCACATAG
- a CDS encoding 50S ribosomal protein L21e has protein sequence MVQKAHSFRRKTRGKLSKHPRRRGLPPLTRFLQEFEVGQKVHIVIEPSYHKGMPDPRFHGRTGTVVGKRGDAYIVQITDGGKVKTFFIHPVHLRPQK, from the coding sequence ATGGTCCAAAAAGCACACAGCTTTAGGAGGAAGACAAGAGGTAAGCTTAGCAAACACCCGAGGAGAAGAGGACTCCCCCCACTCACGAGATTCCTCCAAGAGTTTGAGGTCGGGCAGAAAGTCCATATCGTAATTGAGCCAAGCTATCACAAAGGCATGCCGGATCCAAGATTCCATGGAAGAACAGGAACCGTCGTAGGAAAGAGGGGCGATGCATATATCGTCCAGATAACCGATGGTGGAAAGGTTAAGACGTTCTTTATCCATCCAGTTCACTTAAGACCCCAGAAGTGA
- a CDS encoding RNA polymerase Rpb4 family protein yields the protein MIGRKKLEEHYLTIAETKEILLKRREEGLKENPEEPMFYEARISLEHAERFAKVTSEQAKELKDRLISAFEWMDERLAAKIVDIMPEDYIDIRVIFAKEDYMPTKEEAEEIIKILDEYRE from the coding sequence ATGATAGGAAGGAAAAAGCTTGAAGAGCACTATTTAACAATTGCAGAAACAAAAGAGATACTACTGAAAAGGAGAGAGGAAGGATTAAAGGAGAACCCAGAGGAACCGATGTTTTATGAAGCGAGGATAAGCCTTGAACATGCAGAAAGATTTGCAAAAGTCACTTCAGAACAGGCAAAAGAGCTCAAAGACAGGCTCATTTCTGCATTTGAGTGGATGGACGAAAGACTGGCAGCAAAAATAGTTGATATAATGCCAGAAGACTACATAGACATCAGAGTCATATTTGCCAAAGAGGACTACATGCCAACCAAGGAAGAAGCTGAAGAGATAATTAAGATACTCGACGAATACAGAGAGTGA